One Hypanus sabinus isolate sHypSab1 chromosome 4, sHypSab1.hap1, whole genome shotgun sequence genomic region harbors:
- the arl4cb gene encoding ADP-ribosylation factor-like 4Cb has translation MGNSFSNVSAFQSLHIVMLGLDSAGKTTVLYRLKFNEFVNTVPTIGFNTEKIKLGNGTAKGISCHFWDVGGQEKLRPLWKSYSRCTDGIIYVVDSVDVERLEEARSELHKITRISENQGTPLLVIANKQDLPKSLPVAELERQLALHELSPSTTWYVQPACAIIGEGLHEGMDKLYEMIVKKRKALRQKKKR, from the coding sequence ATGGGGAACAGCTTCTCCAACGTATCGGCTTTCCAGTCCTTGCACATTGTCATGTTGGGGTTGGACTCGGCAGGGAAGACCACCGTCTTGTACAGGCTGAAATTCAACGAGTTCGTCAACACGGTGCCCACTATCGGCTTCAACACAGAGAAGATCAAGCTGGGCAACGGGACAGCCAAGGGCATCAGCTGCCACTTCTGGGACGTCGGCGGCCAGGAGAAGCTCCGGCCGCTCTGGAAGTCCTACAGCCGCTGCACCGACGGTATCATTTACGTGGTGGActcggtggatgtggagaggctggagGAAGCCAGGAGTGAGCTGCACAAGATCACTAGGATCTCGGAGAACCAGGGCACGCCGTTGTTGGTAATTGCCAACAAGCAGGACCTGCCCAAGTCGCTGCCGGTGGCCGAGCTGGAGAGGCAGCTGGCGCTACACGAACTCAGCCCGTCCACCACCTGGTATGTTCAGCCGGCTTGTGCGATCATCGGCGAGGGGCTGCACGAAGGCATGGACAAACTGTACGAGATGATCGTGAAGAAGAGGAAGGCGCTGAGGCAGAAGAAGAAGCGGTGA